The Peptoanaerobacter stomatis genome includes the window TGTGTCGCAACACCATTTTTTATAGGTAAAATTAGCAAAGGAAGAACTATTAAGGACACCATTTTAGGTATTTATATGTATGGTATTTCAGGAACGTTCATGTCTTTCATAGTTATGGGTAATTATGGACTTTCATTACAGTTAAATAATAAATTAGATATAGTTGGAATAATAGCTAAAACAAGTGATTATTCTGAAGCAATAATTAAAATATTTGATACATTACCATTTCCCAACATAGCTCTTATAATTTTAGTTCTTACAATGATTATGCTTTATGTAACCACTTTTGATGCACTTGTAATGGTAGCTTCTGTATATTCTTATAATATGCCTGATATGGAAATGGAAGCTGATAAAAAAAATAAAATATTTTGGGCAATAATATTTATATTATTTCCTATCGTTTTGATTTTTTTTAAAAACTCTATGTATAATTTACAGTCAATATCAATTATAGCTGCATTCCCTATAGGAATTATTATTATTTTTATAATTATCAGTTTTTTTAAAGATGCACACAAATATTTGACAGAATATGATAAACGAAATATATAGTTTTATTAATTATAATATTTTGTTTAATGAGTATAATTTCTGGTATAAATATTTAAAAGTAGTAATATGCTTTAATATAAAAATATAAAAAAGTTTTGTGGAGGAACAAAAATGGAAAATATAACTGTTTATACAAGTACATCTTGTCATTACTGTCATCTTCTTAAGGATTATTTGAAAGAAAAAAATGTTGCTTTTGATGAAAGAAATATAGATACTGATTCTGATGCAAGGGCATTTCTTATAAAAAACAGAATTATGGGTGTACCTGCAATGTATGTTGGTGAGCAACAAATAGTAGGCTTTGACAAAGAAAAAATAGATGAGGTATTAGGATTATAATATCGAATACTATAAATAAATTAAAAATCTAAAAGATATTTTTTCTTTTAGATTTTTTTTGTAGATTTATACAATTCTTTTGGAGTGATTAAATTGAAAATTTTTGCAGATTATCATACCCATACTATATACAGTGATGGTAAAACTACAATAAAGGAAAATGTTGAGCAGGCAATAAAAATAGGTCTTAAAACCATAGGTATATCAGATCATGGATATAAACATATGGGTTTTGGAGTTAAATATGAAAACTATCCCAAAATAAGAGAAGAAATTGACAGATTACAAGAAAAATATAAGCAAATAAAAATACTTATGGGGATAGAGTGCAATATACTCGATGATAAAGGAAATATAGATATTGATGATAAAATAATATCTTATATGGATTATGTTATGGCAGGATATCATTTCGGTTCAACTCCAAAAAATTTAAGGGGAGCCAAAAATCATATGTTTAATTATATAAAACCCTTAAAAAATTATGAGATTGATTATAATACCAGAGCTTTAATAAATGCTATGAAAAACAATGATTTATTCATATTAACGCATCCGGGAGATAAAGGTAACGTAGATATAGAGGAGATTGCAAAAGTAGCTGAGCAAACAGGCACAGTACTGGAAATAAACGAAAGACACCACAACTTGACATATGAACAACTTTTAAAAGTAAAACATTTCGATATAAAATATGTTATTTCATCAGATGCTCATAAAAAAGATGCCATAGGTGTGGTGGATGATGCAATAAAAAGAGCTGTAAAAGCTGAAATACCTATAAATAGAATAATAAATGTAATATAAAAGTTGTGAAAGTTTTAAATATTGAAGAACAAAATATATTTTGATATAATAAAATATACGATTTTACAATATTTTTATAAGTATATATAATATATTGAATATAATAAAAACTATTTGTATTCAAAAATATTAATATTTTATATAAAATGGAGCTAAGGTATGAAAATAGTTATAATTACAGGATTATCGGGTTCAGGTAAAAGTGAAGCTATGAATGTTATGGAGGATCTGGGATATTATTGCATAGATAATTTGCCTCCTGAAATAATACCTAAAATAGTTACTCTCGGATATGATTCAAAAGGACAGCTTGATAAAATTGCGCTCGGTATAGATATAAGAGGTTACCAGTTTTTAAAAGAGATAAATACTGCAATAAACTTTCTGCAAGAAAGCGGTTATGATTACAATGTTATATTTTTGGAATCAAATAATGAAACCTTGGTAAGACGTTACAAAATGTCAAGAAGAAAACACCCTTTATCAAATGGTGAAGATATTTTGGATGGAATATCAAAAGAAAGGGAAATGCTTAAAGATATTAGAAAAAAAGCAAAATATATAATAGATACATCAAATTTTTTGCCGATTGATTTGAGAAGAGAGGTTATATCACTATTTAATGAAAATATAAAAAGTAAAGGATTCATTATAACAATAATATCTTTCGGTTTCAAATACGGTATACCGATAGATTCAGATCTTGTATATGATGTAAGGTTTATGCCAAATCCATATTATGTCGAAGAACTGAAAGAAAAAACAGGAAATGACAAATATGTTCAAGAATATGTTTTAAATGATGTAAACAGTGTAAAATTTTTAGAAAAATTATATGATATGATAGATTTTTTATTGCCTATGTATATAAAAGAAGGTAAAAATCAGCTCGTTATATCAATAGGTTGTACAGGAGGTAAACATCGTTCTGTTACAATAAGTAACAAATTATACGAACATTTGGAAAATCAAAATTACAATGCTTATATAAAACATAGAGATTATATGAATTGAGGATAATAAATAATGAAAAATAAAGCGACAATTACTCTTCTTGGAGGAGGAACAGGACAATCCAATATATTAAGAGGTCTAAAAAAATTTGATGTAAACCTTAATTCAATAGTTACTATGGCAGATGACGGTGGAAGTTCAGGAATTTTAAGACAGGAAATGGATATACTTCCGCCCGGAGATTTGCGCAATTGTATATTGGCACTGTCAAACATAGAACCTGAGATGGAAAAATTATTTCAATACAGATTTTCAAAAGGCTCATTAAAAGGGCAAAATTTTGGAAATTTATTTATAGCTGCTATGAACGAAATACATGGCGATCTAAGAAATGCAATAGCACAAACATCCAAAATACTTGCTGTTAGAGGCAACGTATATCCTGTTACCTATGATAATATAAATTTGCTTGCAAAACTTCAAAATGGAAATATTGTAAGAGGAGAGTCTATAGTAGCAAAAGAATGTATAAATCAAAAAAGCGCAATAGACAAAATATATATAGAACCTGACAATGTATCTGCATCAGAAGATGCCATCAATGCAATAAGAAAATCTGATGTTATAATAGCAGGTCCCGGAAGTCTATATACAAGTATATTTCCTGTACTACTTATAAAAGAAATAGCTTATGAAATAAAAAAATCTAATGCCGTAAAGATATTCATAACAAATATAATGACAGAACATGGAGAAACAGACAGGTTTACATCAAAAGACTTTGCGCTTGAAATTGTCAAAAATTTTAATGACCATATATTTAATTATTTTATAGTAAATAACGGTAAAATTCCAAATGATATTATGCTTAAATATAATAAAAAAGACCAAAATATAATAAAGTTTGAAGATGACGATGCAAATATTTTCAAAAAAATGGGTATAACAGTAATCCATGAAGATATGGTAAAAATAAAAAATAGATTGATATTTCATGATAACGAAAAAGTTGCACAGATAATAAATGAAATTTTTAAGGATAGGTATAATATAAATTTAGAAATATTTTTATAAATTTGTACACTTAATACTATTTATTTTTTTATTGATTTAAAGTATAATATTGTATAAGTTTTAATTTTTATCTATATAATATAAAATTATTTGATTTAAAATTATTAATAATGGATAAAAAACTATAGACAAAAAGAACTTTTTATTTTAAAAATTATTATAGATTGGAATGTTATATAATGAGGGAAGAAACAAGTGCAGGCGGAGTAGTAGTTTTCTCAAATGCAATTCTTTTACTAAAAAAATACAACAAAGACTGGGTTCTTCCTAAAGGTAGAAATGAACAAGGGGAGAAATTAGAACAGACAGCAGTAAGAGAAGTGTATGAAGAAAGTATGATAAAAGCTGAGATATTGAAATATTTAGGAGAAATACATTATACATTTAATGACAATATAGATATAGGAGATAAGATACATAAAACTGTATATTGGTATCTAATGACAACACAAAACAATGAATGTTATCCACAAAAAGAAGAAGGTTTTGTCGAGGCGAGGTTTATAGAATTTGACAAAGCGCTCGATTATGCGAAATATGAAGATGAAAAATCAATAATAAAAGTGGCTATAGAACATATGAAAAAAATAAATAGTAAAAAATCAGGTAAAAAATAGTGTTTTTTTCAAAAGAAATAAGAGATGAGATAACAGATATAAAAATATATGATGATAATGAAATTATAGCTCTTTTAAGTGGAGTTTTTATGTTTTGCGGAAGTGTTGTAATAAAAGGTAACGGAAAACTTTCTTTTCAGATAAATACAGAAAGCATAACTGTTGCGAAAAAAGTATCTCTCCTTTTTAAAAAAATGTTTTCAATAACTCTTGAATTATATCAAAAAAATAATTATAATTTTAATAAGGAAAAAATTTATACTTTAGAATATACGCAGACTTTGAATGAAATAAGCAATATTTTAAAAAAAATCTTTGTGCTTAATGAAGATAGTAGCGGTGTAATATCTATAAGAAGTGATATAGATGAAATTATAACAAAAAATGAGAATGCAGTAAAATCTTTTTTGAGAGGAGCTTATATGATGTCAGGTTCAATAGCAGATCCTGAAAAATCATATCACCTCGAATTTATATCACATGACTTTACATTTAGTCAAAATTTTTCCGCTTTATTAAATGAAAGTAATATAAAATCTAATATTACTCAAAGGAAAGAATCTTTTATTATATATATAAAAGAAAGTGAAAGTATATCGGATTTATTAAATTTGATTGGCGCACACAAAAGTATGTTTAAATTTGAAGATATACGAATAAAAAAACAAGTTAGAAACAACATAAACAGAATAGTCAACTGTGAAACTGCCAATCTAAGTAAAATAGCAAAAACATACGTAAGACAAAAAAAAGCAATACAATACATCTCAGATAAAAAAGGTCTTAGTTTTTTGCCGAATGAATTAAGGCAGATTGCTATTTTAAGATTAGAAAATGAAGAGGACAGTTTAAAAGAATTAGGTGAAAAGCTACCTAATCCGGTAAGTAAGTCTGTTGTAAATCGTAGACTTTCCAAAATAGAAAAAATAGCTCAACTAATTTATGAGGAGGAATAAAAGATATGATAAAAAAAGAAATTGTAGTAAATAATGATTTAGGACTTCATGCAAGACCTGCAGCAGTATTTATTCAACATGCAAATAAATATAAATCAAATATATTGATAACAAAAGAAAATTCAACAGTAAATGCAAAATCTATAATGGGAGTTATGGCTCTTTCCGTAGGAAACGGTGAAACTATAGAAATAAAAGCGGAAGGACCTGATGAAAATGAGGCAATAGAAGATTTAATGATATTGATACAAGAAGGATTGGCAAAAATCTAAATTTAAGCTTTTGTTTTTAATCTATAACTATATATTTTTAATTTAAAAACAGCATTTATATTAAAAAATTGAATAATTATTTATTCTAATTTTGATACAGTAGATTATAATTTATATAAAAATATATAAATTAAAGGTTAATTGTGCTTGTTTTATATATTTTTACTTGACAAGTTCATATTTTTATAATAAAATACTCTGGAATGTATAGATAAGTTGTCCATTAGCCCCGGACTTATGATACAGAGTGTATTTGATTATTTATGCATATTAGGAGGAAATTAAACAATGAAGTGTTATGTTCAAAAACCTTCAGAGGTTCAAAGAAAATGGCATCTTATAGATGCAGAAGGAAAGACTCTTGGTAGACTTTCTACTGAAATAGCAAAACTATTAAGAGGTAAACACAAAGTTACTTTTACACCACACGTTGACGGTGGTGATTATGTAGTTGTTATCAATGCTGAAAAGATTGAAGTTACAGGTAAGAAAAGAGACAACAAAGTATATAGACACCATACAGGATATATAGGAAATCTTAAAGAAATAAACTTTAAGAAATTACAAGAAAAAAAACCTGAAGAAATAATAAGATTATCTGTAAGTGGAATGCTCCCTAAAAACAAATTAAGAGCACCTATGATGAAGAGACTAAGAATATTTGCAGGTCCTGAACATGTTCATCAAGCTCAAAATGTAGAAAATTACGAATTTTAATTTAGGAGGGTAAACTTTAATGGCAAAGGTACAATATTTCGGAACAGGAAGAAGAAAGAGTTCTGTTGCAAGAGTAAGATTATTACCGGGCGACGGAAAAATAACTATAAACAAGAGAGACGTAGAAGACTATTTCGGAGCAGGATATGAAACTCAAAAAAGAGAAGTAAGAAGACCACTTGAAATAACAGAAACATTAGGTAAGTACGATGTATTTGTAAATGTTTCCGGTGGTGGATTTACAGGTCAAGCCGGAGCGATAAGACACGGTATTTCAAGAGCATTACTTGAAGTAGATGCAGAATTAAGAAAAACTCTAAAATCAGAAGGTTTCTTAACAAGAGATTCAAGAATGAAAGAAAGAAAGAAATATGGTCTTAAAGCGGCAAGACGTGCTCCACAGTTCTCCAAGAGATAATTTTTTGAACTTAAAAACCTTGAAAATTATATATTTTCAAGGTTTTTATAATATAAAAAGGAGTTTTGGGAAATGATATTTGATTATCTTTTAAATAATAAAGGAGAAATAGGTGCAAAGATAATGATAACTGCGATATTGTTAGCTATATGTTCATTTATAAATCCTACTTTATTTAATGTACATGTTGACGGTGTTGACTTTTATGAGAATTATTATTATTCGCTTGTGAGGAGTTTATCTTGGTTTGTTTTTGTAATTATGCTTTTCTTTTTCGGTTTTGCAATATTTTTAAGGGGAAGAAAAAACGAAGACGATAAATAATCTTAATTTTATTAAAAAATTACTGCTATTATTTCAGCATATAGCATAATTATATTTGCGTATTGCTCTAAGTGTTATTTATCATTAAACATAATTACATAAAATTTAAAATTAAAATAATATATAAAACTACTGACATTTATGGTAAAATATAAATATTCAGTAGTTTTTTTATAAAATTTATACAAAAGTAATTATAGATTTTTTTGTCAGGTAATAATATAAATGCTAATATTCATTTAATAGGATAAAATTTATATAAGTTTTTTAATTTAAACATACTTAGGTTTATTCAGATAATTACTTTTTTAAAAATAAAAGTATCAATTATTTTATTAACTTTTAGTATAAAAAATTAACGATAATAAACAACATATAAATAGTGAGGGAAACATATGAAAGCTGTTTTTACAATAAAATACACTGATGAGCAGATAAAGATGATAGAAGATTTGGGATATGATGTAATTGTAAGAAATAAATTTTTAAATGAAGAAGATTATGATTGTGATGTACTTCATTGTTTTAAAACATTGACATCTGAGAATTTACATAAATTTGTTAACCTTAAACTTGTTCAACTTGCATCTATAGGATTTGAACACTTACCGAAAGAAGAATTATTAAAAACAGACATAAAGATATCAAATCAAAACGGAATATACTCAAAGCCTATTGGAGAGTGGATAGTATATAATATATTGCAAATAATAAAAAATGATAAAAAAATAATAGAAAATCAACAGTTGAAAAAATGGGAGTTTATAAGAGATGTTGATGAGCTTGATGGAAAAACACTTTTATTTCTTGGAACAGGCAGTATAGCAACAGAAGCTGCCAAAAGATTGTCAAATTTTGGTGTGAAAATAATAGGTCTTAACAGTAATGGCAGAGATATGGATTTTTTTGATGAATGTTACAGCTTAAGTGATATAGATAAATTTCTACACATATCGGACTTTATCATAAATGTGTTACCGGCAACTGACAAAACATATAATTATATTAATAAGGATTTACTGAAAAAATTCAAAAAAGGTACTAATTTTATCAATGTGTCAAGAGGTCTTGTTGTAAATGAAGATGATTTGCTTTGGGCTTTGAGAGAAGGTATTGTAAAAAATGCCTGCTTAGATGTTTTTGTAAATGAACCGCTTGATGTATCATCACCGTTTTGGGATATGGAAAATGTATATATTTCTCCGCATATATCTTGGAGTTCATCTAAAAAAAATGAAAGAGTTTTTGAAAATTTATATGATAATATGAAAAATTTTATAGAGAATAAACCGCTTAAAAATATTGTTGATTTGAAGAAAGGTTATTAATTTTATGTCTGAAATAAGACTGGATTTTGTAACAAAAAGAGCAGTAATATTTACGAATATAAGAGAAAATAAGCCCACTGATTTATGGGATAAAAACATAATGAATGTGTTTGAAAAGTTTGATGATATAGAATATTCTCCAAACTGTCCTTTTTGCGTAGGCAATGAGCATATGACACCTGAAAATCAGTATGACAGCGAAGAGAATTGGAAGGTTAAAATCATTCCAAATATGTATCCTATAATACAAACTGAAATGGAAATTAAGAGTATAAATAAGTTTTGTTATGTATCAACAGGAATACATGATGTTATAGTAGAAACTCCAAAACATAACGAAACCTATTTTACTATGGATTTAAATCAATTCAATATTATATATGAAAAGATACATAAAAGATATAAAGAACTTATAAATAATGATGATATAAGCTATGTAAGCTTGTTTAAAAATTATAAAATGCTTGGGGGAGCGTCTTTACAGCACTCTCACAGCCAAATATTAAGTTTGGATGCTATACCTATAAAATTAAACTATGAGATAAATTCTTCATATGAATATTATAAAGATAAACATTCTTGTCCGTATTGTGATATGTTGAACTTCGAAATGAAAGCTGAAAAACGTATAATTTATGAAAATGAGTATTTTATAGCATTAGAACCATATGCTTCAGCTTATAAATATGAAACCTGGATACTTCCTAAGAATCATATATCATCTTTTGAAAATGAAGAGAAAATTTCGTATCTATCAGAGATGTTGTATAAAGTATTCAATCTCTTATATAACACAATTGGAAATTTTCCATTTAATATGTATTTAAATTCACTTTTAAAAAATAAAACTGAATGTAAAGATTCATATCACTATTCATTTAGGATAATACCTAAAATAGCAGGAAGTGCAGGATTTGAAATGTCATCAGGTATAAGAGTAAATTCAGTGTATCCGGAAGATGCTGCTTATAATATACTTAAAAAAAATAATTTAATAAATATATAGAAATTATAATAAGTATATATTATAATTGTTGGTATATATATAAAATTTAATATGAATATAAGATTTTTTTAAGAATTATATTGTACAATGGATTAGATTTTTTAGAGGTTTAAAAAGAATAAATTTAATATTTTGGAGATATTTATGAAAGCAGAAATAATATCTGTAGGAACAGAATTATTATTAGGTGAAGTTGTAAATACAAATGCAAGCGATATAGCTAAAGCATTAAAAGAAATCGGAATATCGGTTTATAATATAGATACAGTAGGAGATAATCCTAAAAGATTGTATGAAGATATAGAAAAGGCATATGACAGAAGTGATATAATAATAACTACCGGAGGTTTAGGACCTACAAAAGATGACTTGACAAAAGATATTGTTGCCGATTTTTTGAAAGTTGATATGGTTCTTGATGAAAATGAAGTAGAAAAATTAAAAAACTATTTTAAAAATAGGAAAGATGAACTTAATGAAGGCAATATGACACAGGCATATTTTCCAAAAGGCTATGAAATACTTGACAATCCTAACGGAACAGCGAGTGGCTGTGTGATAAATAAAGACAATAAAATAATTATTGTAATGCCGGGACCTCCAAGAGAAATGAAGCCTATGCTCAAAAATTATGTCATACCATATCTTTCCAAATTATCCTCAAAATATTTTGCCAGTAAAACTATAAACGTTATCGGAATTGGCGAATCTAAAATGGAAGAAATGATTATGGAATTGATAAAACATCAAACTAATCCTACTATTGCTCCCTATTTCAAAGATAAAAGTCTTACTCTCAGAGTTATGGCATCAGATGATGATAAAAAAACTGCAGAAAATATGTTGTTACCTACAATAGAAAAAATAAAAAGCATATTAAATGACAACATATATGCTTACGGAGATGATTTAGCTATAGAAGACGTTGTTTGTAAATATCTTATGGATAACAATTTGACTGTATCAACAGTTGAATCTTGTACAGGTGGTATGCTATCATCAAGAATCATAAATATATCAGGTATAAGCAAATGTTTTAAAAGCGGTTATGTTACTTATTCAAATGAATCTAAAATTCAGCTTGGTGTAAGTGAAGATACATTGCAAAAATACGGTGCGGTATCAGAGCAAACGGCAATAGAGATGGCAACTGCTTGTGCAAAAAAATCAGGCTCCGATATAGCAATATCCACTACAGGTGTAGCAGGACCTGATGGAGGTAGCGAAGAAAAACCGGTAGGTTTAGTGTATATAGGATTATATATAAACGGACAGACTTATTGTAAAAAATTAAATATAGTAGGAAATAGGCAAAGAATAAGAAGAATAGCTACAAGTAATGCACTTGACTTTGTAAGAAGAACATTAAAAATGCCTATATATGAAATTAATTAATATTATTTTTGTAAATTATGTTTTAGAAAAATTTATTAAAAAGAATAACATATAAATAAAAAAATAAACATTTTATAAAATTTTTTATCTTAATAATAAAAGCTATTGGAAAGATTATTTTGATATAATAAATATGTGTATAATCATATAATCTTTTCGTTAATTTGTGATATTAAAATATAAATTATTATATAAAGGAGGGTAGTTATATGTGGTATGATGAATTTATATATCCTTTTATTGATTTGATAACGCATTTAAAGTTGACAGATATATTAGATATATTGATAGTTGCATACGTTTCATACAAATTATATGAACTTATAAAAGAAACAAGGGCAGAACAACTTGTTAAAGGGATATTTATAATAGTGATATCACTAAAATTATCCGAAGTTTTACAACTACATGCTGTTAATTGGATATTAAGAAATACGGTAACAGTTGGACTTATTGCGATTATTATAGTTTTTCAACCTGAACTTAGAAGAATATTGGAGTATATAGGTAGAACTAAATTAATTATGAAAAGCGATGAAGAAACCGCTAAACAAAAAGTTGATGTCATAAATGAAACTGTACAAGCTTGTCTGTCTTTGTCAAGACAGAGAATAGGTGCTTTAATAGTTTTTGAGAGAGAAACAGGTATAAATGAAATAATACAAACAGGTACAAAATTAAATGCGATAGTTTCAAGAGAATTACTAATAAATATATTTATTCCCAATACACCTCTTCATGACGGTGCAGTTGTCATAAGGAAAAATTCTATTATTGCGGCAGCCTGCTTTTTGCCACTTACAGAAAACAAAAATTTAAACAAAGAATTGGGTACAAGACATAGAGCCGCTCTTGGTATAACTGAAAAATCAGATTGTCTTTCGCTTGTGGTTTCAGAAGAAACAGGATATATATCTATTGCTATAAAAGGTAAGCTGTATAGAGATTTAAACGAAGAAAGGCTTAGAAATATGCTGAGTCAAAATCTCATAAGAAACAATAACAATAATGTTTTACAGCTAAAAAAAGGTGGAAAAAATGATGAAACAAAGTCATAAAAATTCTAATATAAAAATTCAATTAGCTTGTATATTTTTTGCCTTTTTTATGTGGGTATATGTTATGTCAGATTTAGATCCTATAGATACAAGAGATATTACATCCGTATCAATAAGCGTATCCAATTTGGATGAATTGGAGAAAAATAACCTTACTTTATCACCAAATCAAGAGCTAAAAGCAAATGTACAAATTAAAGGTAGACGCTCAGTAATAGCAAAAAAAGTAAAATTAGGTATAAAATTGCAAGCAATACTTGAAAATATCCAAGTAGGAAGTAATGAAGCAAAAATTGTAATGTCCGGAGATAATACAGATTTATCCTACACTATTACCCCAAGCAATATAAGTCTTAGTATAGAAGAAAAACAAGGAAAATCGGAAAAAATTCAAATAAAATCAATAGGTTCTCTTGCAGAAAATTATTATATTGATAATATAAAACTTTCAAAAGATAATATATATGTTTCAGGTCCGTCATCACTTATTGAAAAAATAAATAAAGTTGAAGTTGAATTGGACTTGGCTAATAATTCTAAAGATTTTTCAAAACTGACAAAAGTTAAAGTTTTGGACAGTGAAAACCATGAGATAGATGGTCTTAATATAGATGACTCCGATGTAATAGTCACTGTCACTCTAAAAAAAGAAAAAATTGTACCTATAAAGCTAAATATACAAAATGATGACAGCTTAAATATATCACAAGTAAGTATAAATCCTGAAACCATAAAAATTCAAGGT containing:
- a CDS encoding YbbR-like domain-containing protein, with protein sequence MMKQSHKNSNIKIQLACIFFAFFMWVYVMSDLDPIDTRDITSVSISVSNLDELEKNNLTLSPNQELKANVQIKGRRSVIAKKVKLGIKLQAILENIQVGSNEAKIVMSGDNTDLSYTITPSNISLSIEEKQGKSEKIQIKSIGSLAENYYIDNIKLSKDNIYVSGPSSLIEKINKVEVELDLANNSKDFSKLTKVKVLDSENHEIDGLNIDDSDVIVTVTLKKEKIVPIKLNIQNDDSLNISQVSINPETIKIQGKASRIDSITQIETKKIISSELSNNSEMLVELDLPSDIYSDVKQVSLMASIKNVESSKKYEFDYKKEEIQVLSNDNNYNISIPENIKLTLYSDDTDIKKEDINLYIDVATINENRVDIKYKTDKSVKSLEIVPEYIEVTAKENVETNQNQPKQ
- the cdaA gene encoding diadenylate cyclase CdaA, which encodes MWYDEFIYPFIDLITHLKLTDILDILIVAYVSYKLYELIKETRAEQLVKGIFIIVISLKLSEVLQLHAVNWILRNTVTVGLIAIIIVFQPELRRILEYIGRTKLIMKSDEETAKQKVDVINETVQACLSLSRQRIGALIVFERETGINEIIQTGTKLNAIVSRELLINIFIPNTPLHDGAVVIRKNSIIAAACFLPLTENKNLNKELGTRHRAALGITEKSDCLSLVVSEETGYISIAIKGKLYRDLNEERLRNMLSQNLIRNNNNNVLQLKKGGKNDETKS